A window of Micromonospora sp. WMMC415 genomic DNA:
GAGCTCCCTCCGCTGCCCACGCAGCAGCCGCTGACGTTCAATGTCGGACACGACGTAACCCGGGTGAACGTCACCCAGCGGCCGCCGCGGCAGCCGGCCCGGGTCCAGCGGCTCGGCCACGTCGTGCTGCAGACCACCCGCTACCTGGAGACGCTCAACTGGTACCTGGAGCACCTGGGTCTGATCGTCAGCGACTTCCTCTACCAGCAGGGGCAGCGCGAGCGCGGCCCGGTGATGAGCTTCATCCGCTGCGACCGCGGCAGTACGCCCACCGACCACCACACGCTCGCGATGACCCTCGGGCCGGCCAACCGGTACGTGCACTCCGCCTACCAGGTCCCGGACCTCGACTCGCTGGCCGCCGGTGGGGAGCACCTGCTCGACCTGGGCTACCGGCGGTCCTGGGGGATCGGCCGGCACATCCAGGGCAGCCAGATCTTCGACTACTGGCGCGACCCCGACGGCTTCCTGGTCGAGCACTTCACCGACGGCGACCTGTTCGACTGCACGCTCGAACCGGGCTGGGCACCGATGACCGCCTCCGGGCTCGCCCAGTGGGGCCCGCCCGCCACCAAGGACTTCCTCGGCGTGAAACCCGGCCGGGAATCGCTTCGCGAGCTGCGCGCGGTCATCGGCGCACTGCGCGAGAACAACGAATTCGACCTCCACCGCCTGCGCGGCCTGATGAAAGCGTTCACCTCATGAGCACCTCCGTTCTGCGCACCGCCGACGCCTGGTGGGTGCTCACCCCCACCGGCGCCGTCAAGGTCAACACCAGCGCCACCACGACCGCTGACCTGCTGGCCGACCGGCCGGCGCTCGTCGCGGCCGCGACGAGCGGCGAAACCGTTCCGGTGGACGACCTTGCGCTGGTCTCCCCGGTCACGGCGCCCTGCCGCGTCGTCGCCCAGATGACGAACTTCGCCTCGCACGTCAAGGACACCAACGGGAATCCCGAGACAGTCCCCCTGACGTTCTTCCGCAAGACCTCGGGCTCGATCAGCGGCCCGTTCGCCGACGTGGTCCGCCCCGCCCACGTGAAACTGCTGGACTACGAAGTCGAGATCGGGCTGGTCTTCGGTCGCGAGATGCCGGTCGGCACGACGGTCACCGACGACAACCTCGCCGACTACGTCGCGGGCCTGGTGGTCACCAACGACGTCTCCGCACGCGACGTCCAGTTGCCCAAGACGCAGTTCTACGAGGCCAAGTCCTACCCGACCTTCACCCCGGTCGGCCCCGTGCTGGTGCTGCTCGACGCCGACGAGCTCAAGCGGTTCACCGACCTGCGGCTGAAGCTGTGGGTCAACGGCGAACTCCGGCAGGACATGACCGCCGCCGACATGATCTACCGGCCGGTCCAGGCACTGCAGGCACTGACCCGCTTCCAGCGGGTCGACCCCGGCGACCTGCTGCTGACCGGCACGCCCGTCGGGACGGCGCTGAGCGCGCCGCCCAAGCCGGTCGAGATCATCGCCTCGCTGCTGCCGCCCGCCGTCAAGTGGAAGATGTTCTTCAAGGGCCAGGCCCGCAACCCCAAGTACCTCAAGGACGGCGACATCGTCGAGGCCACGATCGCCACCGACGACGGCGCGATCGACCTGGGCCGGCAGCGCACCGTCGTGAGGTACGCCCGATGACCGGGCCCCTGCTGTGGCCGGGCTACGCCACGCCCGACGACCTCGCCGCAATCGAGGCCGTGCCGCTGGAGGCGCGGGGTCTGCCCGAATCGACGTACGCGCTGCTGTCGTGGGCGGCAACGCGCTGGCCGGACCGTACGGCTGTCAGCGTCCTGCCGGACGCTGCCCGCTGGCGGGAGCCGCTGCGCCCCACCTTCGCCGAACTCCTGGCCGACGTCCACCGGTACGCGAACCTGTTCCACGACCTCGGCGTCGGGCGGGGTGACGCGGTCGCCCTCATGTCGCCAAACTGCGCCGAACTGATCACCGCGACGCTGGCCGCGCAGCTCGCCGGGATCGCGGCGCCGCTGAGCGGCGGTTTGTCCCGGCAGCACCTGGCCGAGCTCCTGCGGCGCTCCGGTGCCCGGGTGCTGGTCACGGCCGGGCCCGACCTCGCGCCGGACACGTGGGACAGCGCGCAGGCACTGGCCGGCGACGGCCTGCTCGACGCGATCCTCGTACTCCGGCTCACCGGGGCGGCGGACGCGCCGCAACCGCTGCCGGCCATCGACGGCGTCCGCGTCGGCTACCTCGGCGAGCTTGCCGCGGCCATGGATCCGGCCACCTTCGACGGTGAGCTGCCCCGATCCGCCGATCTGGCCGCGATGTTCCACACCGGGGGCACCACCGGCGCCCCGAAACTGGCCGCGCACACGCACGCCAACGAGGTCACCGACGCGTGGATGCTGGCCGCCAGCTCCCTCTTCGACCAGGAGAGCGTGGTCTTCGCGGCGCTTCCGCTGTTTCACGTGAACGCCCTCGTGGTCACCCTGCTCGCACCCCTGTTCAAGGGACAGGAGGTGGTGTGGGCCGGTCCGCTCGGCTACCGCGACCCGGCATTGTTCGGCTCGTTCTGGAAGATCGTCGAGCATTACCGGATCGCCGCCATGAGCGCGGTGCCGACGGTGTACGCCGTGCTGGCGCAGGTACCGGTCGACGCCGACATCAGCAGCCTGCGGTTCCCGATGGTGGGGGCCTCGCCGCTGCCCGCCGCGGTCCGGGACACCTTCCATGCCCACACCGGGATAGCCCTGGTCGAGGGCTACGGGCTGACCGAGGCGACCTGCGCGAGCGCCCGCAGCTTCCCCGACGCGTCGCCGCCGGGCTCGGTCGGGCAGCGCCTGCCCTACCAGCGGCTGCGGGTGATCGCCGCCGACGGCACGTGGGAAGACCGGCCCGCCGGTGAGACGGGCCTGCTGGCGGTCAACGGCCCGACCGTCTTCCCCGGCTACGTCGTCGACCGGGACGAGAACGGCCCCGTACTGGACGGGCTGGGCAAGCTGGTCGACGGCTGGCTGGACACCGGCGACCTCGCCCGCATCGACGAGGACGGCTTCGTCTACCTCGCCGGCCGGGCCAAGGACCTCATCATCCGCGGCGGGCACAACATCGACCCCGCGATCGTCGAGGACACGCTGCTGGCCCACCCGCAGGTCACCGCGGCCAGCGCAGTCGGGCGCCCCGACATCCATGCCGGCGAGGTACCGGTCGCCTACGTCACCCTCGCGCCCGGCGCCACCGTCACGGGGGACGACCTGCGCAACTGGGCAAGCGACCGGGTGCCCGACCGCACCGCCGCGCCCAAGTCCGTGACGGTCCTCGACGAACTACCCGTCACCGCCGTGGGCAAGCTCTACAAGCTCGCCCTGCGGAAGGACGCCGTCCGCGCGGAACTGCGTGCCGCGCTCGACCGGATCGCCGGAGTGCAGGACATCGAGGCCGCGATCGAGGGCAGCTCCATCGTGGCCACTGTGAACATTCATCCCTCTGCCCAGGAGGAGGCCGTCAAGGCGGTCCTGGGCCGGTATGCCATCGAATGGCGATTGGTGGTTGTGTCATGACGCTCGCTGCGACCATCCTCGCGGTGCTGCTCGCGCTGATCTTCTCCGCCCTGGGCACGGCCAAGATCCTGGCCCTGCAACCGATGCGTGAGCTGGCGGCGCACGCCGGCTTCTCCGTTTCGGCCTATCGCCGCATCGGCCTGCTCGAGATCGCCGCGGTGATCGGGCTGCTCATCGGCCTGTTCCAGCCGCTGATCGGCCTCCTCGCCGGTGCCGGGCTGCTACTCCTGCTCGGCGGAGCCCTCGTCGTACACCTACGCAAGGGGGACGGCCCGCGCAGGTACGCTCCCGCCATCGTCTGCGGAGTCCTCGTCGCTGCCTACCTCGTTCTCCAGGTGTTGGCCGCCCGATGAATGTGGTTCCGGTGGTGATCGTCGGTGCGGGCCCCACCGGGCTCGCCGCCGCGACACTGCTCGCCCAGTACGGCGTCGAGTGCCTGATCCTCGAGCGGTGGGAGTCGGTCTACCCCCTGCCCCGGGCCGTCGCCCTCGACGACGAGGTCCACCGCATCCTTGCCCGCCTCGGGCTCCGCGACGAGTTCGCCGCCATCTCCCGGCCACACCGGGGCCTTCGACTCATCGACCGCAGGATGCGGGTGCTGGCCGAGTTCCCGCGCGACGTGGCACCGGGCCGGCACGGCTACCCCCAGGGGAGCATGTTCGACCAACCGGAACTGGAAGCGATCCTCCGCCAGAACCTCAAGCAGTACAACAGCGCCACCCTGCGCGGCAACACCGAGGTCACCGCGCTGACCCAGGACGCCGACGGCGTACGGCTCGACGTCACCGACACGGCCACCGGCGAGCACGACGTCGTCCACGCGAGGTACGTCCTGGGCTGCGACGGCGCCAACAGCCTGACCCGGGGCGCGATCGGCTCCACCATGCAGGACCTCGGGTTCACACAACGCTGGCTCGTCGTCGACGTCGTCACCGAGGCCGACCTCGGCCAGTGGGAAGGCGTGCACCAGCTCTCCGACCCGGCCCGCGCCGGCACGTACATGCGCGTCGGGAAGACCCGCTACCGCTGGGAATTCCTACTGGCGCCCGGCGAGACCGCCGACGACTTCCGCGACATGCCCCGGCTCCATCCGTTGATCGCGCCGTGGACGGGGAACATCCCCCTCGCGGACCTGGAGGTCGTCCGCGCCGCCGAGTACACCTTCCGCGCGCAGGTCGCCGACCGGTGGCGCGACCGCCGCGTGTTCCTGCTCGGCGACGCCGCCCACCTCACCCCACCGTTCATCGGCCAAGGCATGGGCGCCGGGCTGCGCGACGCGATGAACCTCGCCTGGAAACTCGCCGGCGTGCTCGACGGAACCCTGCCCGAGACCGTCCTCGACACCTACGCAGTCGAACGCAAGCACCACGCGCAAGCCATGATCAAGCTGGCGAAGATCATCGGCACCGCGATGACGGCCGGCGGCAGAGTGGGCGACATCATCCGCCGCGCGGTGGCGCCACGCCTGCACCTCGTACCCGGTCTCAAGGACCTCGCCACGGACAGCCAGACACCTCCGCTGCACCGGTCCGAGCTGGTGATACGGCCCCGCCTGCGCCGCACCCTCGCGGGCCGACTGTGCCCGAACACCCTCGTCGACGGCGACCGCCGCCTCGACGACATTGCCGCCGGCCGATTCGCGATCGTCACCACCACCGAGCCGCCCGCCACCCAACGAGCAGACATCGATCGACGCGGAATGGTCCTCGTCGCTGCCCGACCGGGCAGCGAGCTACACCAATGGCTGGCGAGAGGCCGCGCCCACATAGCGATCGTTCGCCCAGACGGCGCCGTGCTCTGTGCCGGCCGCCGGCTGCCCGAGTTCCGCACCATCCTGCCCGGCCGCAACCGGAACCTCCCTCGCCGTTGACCCCAACGGCGTACGGCCGGTGGACGTCAGCGCACGCAGTTACTCCCGTCGCGCTCCGCAACCACGCCTTGCCAGAACATGGCGCACATTCGCCACCCCACCACTCACCTCGGCATCCCCTGGCGCCTACACGGAGGCCCGGGCCGAGCGATCGGAGAACGATGACAGTCTCGAACAGCGTCACGCCCGACATCTGGCCGGCTGCCGTGCCGTTCCCGGGCAGTGAAGACCCCCCCGGCCATGTCGAGGACGTCAACGGCGTTCCGGCCCGGCACCACTATGTGGAGGCCGCTGGCACGTCCTGGCACGTGGTCACCGCCGGAGACCCGGACAAGCCGCCCCTCGTCTTTCTCCACGGTTTCCCGGAATCATGGTGGGCCTTCCACGCCCAGATCGCCGACCTGGCCGCCGACGCCTTCTGCGTCGCCGTGGACACCCTGGGCAACGGCCAGTCAGACAAGCGGCTCGACCTCGACTACCACTACGGAGCGGTCGCCGCGAACATCGCCGCCCTCATCGATGTCTGCGGGCTCGACCGCTTCGCCCTCGTCGCCCACGACCGCGGCGCGGTAATCAGTGACAACCTGTGCGCCGTCCCCTCCATGGCCGATCGCATCGTCGGCTACGTGCGCATGCAACAGTCCGGCAACCAACCCCACAGCGAACCCCGTCCCCCACACGAGCTGTTCGCTAGCCCCGCCGGCGTCGAGCTCTTCAAGTCCGGGCTGCTGATCGACATGGCATACGGCGCCCTTCCCCGCCCGGACGGCCAACCTCCGCTGGTCGCCCGGCCGCTCGACGACACGACCCTGGCCCGGCTCCGTCGTGAATTCTCCTTCCCAGGCGTAGCCGAAGGGGCGTCCGCGTCGTTCCGCGGCGCCAGCTTCGACCGCGAACTCGCCGAGCGCAAGGCACGGCTCTTCGCGGCCATGACGATGCCGGTGCTGTTCCTCCAAGGCTCCCGCGATCCCGGTCAGCAGCCCTCCGAGTACGAGACGGTCAGCGACGAGGTACCGGATGGCCGCCTGGTCTTCGTCGACGCGGGACACTTCTTCCATCTGGAAGCACCGGCGGAGACCAACGCCGAGGTCAGGGGATTCCTCACCGACATCGGCTGGATCGGGACGCAGGCCTGACTGAACCGCCCCGGTCGAGATGGCGCCCACCGCGTCCGGCGATAGTGCGCGTCTGCCGGCGGCAATGCGGGCGGTGAACTGCGCCGGCCGCACCGCAGGAATCAGCTCAGTCGGTGACCAGCTTGCCGATGATGGCACGGGAGATGGCGCCGAGCTGTGCCATCTGCTCGTCGGTGAGAGCGTCAAGGGCTAGTGGTGCTTTGTTAGGTTCGGTGGCGTTTGTTGCGGTGTAGCGGTTTCACGGGTTGGTGGCAGGTGATGCAGGCGCCGGTCCAGGTCGCGAGGAGTCGTTGCAGCTCGCGGATGACCGCGTAGAGGGTCAGGCCGGCGCAACCGCTTTGGGTCCAGGCGCAGTTCGGTGATGAACAGGTGAGCGGCGGTGACGAGGGTGACGTGGCGGTGCCAGCCGGTCCAAGAGCGGCCCTCGAAGTGGTCCAGGCCGAGGCCGGTCTTCAGTTCGCGGTAGTCGTGTTCGATCCGCCAGCGGATCTTGCCGTAGCGGACCAGGTCGGTGCGGCTGGTGGTGGCGGGCAGGCTGGACAGCCAGTACTTGACCGGCTCGGCCTCGTCGTCCGGCCACTGGGCGATCAGCCACCGCTCGGGCAGGGTGCCGTCGGCGTCACTGGCGACGCGATGCCCGGCCGGGCGTACGCGCAGGAAGATGAACTGGGAGCTCATCGTGCCTTTCGAGCCTTCCCGCCAGATGATCGTCTCCGCAGTCCGGCGGCCGGCGGCACGGATGTGTTCGACCAGGCTGACAGCCGTCTTCGGGTAGCGCGGCTCCGTGCGGGTCGGTGGGCGGCCACGCCCGGACCACACCCGCGGCACCGGTTGCACGTCTGGCTTGTGGGCGAGAGCGTCGCCTTTGACCTGCATGATGTAGCCGATCCCACGCTCGTCCAAGGCGCTGCGGAACTGGCTGTTGTCGCCGTAGCCGGCGTCCGCTGCCAGTAGTGGTGGGCGCAGGCCGTGCTCGGCCAGTTCGTCGAGCATCTCCACGACCAGCGCCCACTTCGGGCGATGGCGCTCGTCCTCGGGAATCGTGCAGCGAGCCCGGCGAGCGGCCACCCCGTGCCGTTCAGCCTCGTCAACAGCTTGGTCGTCCCACGACGTCGGCACGAACAACCGCCAATCCAGAGGGCACGATGCGGTGTCGGTGACGGCGTGGACGCTCACCCCGATCTGACAGTTCGCCACCTTGCCCAACGTCCCCGAGTACTGCCTGGCCACGCCCGGCGAGCTCTTGCCGTCCTTCGGAAAGCCGGTGTCGTCGACCACCCACGCCACCGGCTCGACCACCTCAACCGCCCGCCGGGCCAGCCGCATCCGCACCGCCGTGGTGTCCCACGTCGAGGTCGTCACGAACTGCTGCAACCCCTGATGATCCACCCCGAGCCGATCCGCCATCGGCTGCATCGACTTACGCCGCCCGTCCAGCAGCAGCCCCCGCAAATACGTCTCACCCTTGGCCCGCTGATCCGACCGCGCCAGCGGGGTGAACACATCCGCGGCGAACGCCTCAAGCCGTTGCCGCACAACGGAAAGCTCATCAGGGGTCACGCCAACATCGAACTACCCGAACCACTCCCAGCGCCCCAACGACACGCCGACCTAACAAAGCACTACTAGAGGAGGCGCTGAATGCGCACCTTCGGCTGCTCGTTCCGGAGGTGGCCCTGCTTGTGCTGGCGGACCTGCTCGTCCCAGGCATCCTGGTCGTAGTCGGGGTCCGGCGGGATCCACTTGTGGGAGCCGTCGCTGTAGTGGAACTTGTCGTCCCCGGGGCGCAGGATGCTCACCGCAGCCAGCCGAGGAAGCGTTGGTGCAGCGCTCCCGCCGGCACCCAGGTCAGGTCTTCGGAGGCGCGCACCAGTTGGGCGCCCAGGTAGAGAGCCAGGGATATCGGTGCGCCGTCGAACTCCGCGCGTAGCTCTCGCTGCCGCGTGCGGCAGGGCCAGGGCGCGTCGCAGCCGCCGCAGCTCCAGATCGGCAGCACCGGTCCGTGCGTGGTCATGCGCAGCCTCCGAGCAGCGCCGCCGTCAGCGACCGCGCCTGCCGGCTGGTCGCCCACTCCACCTGCCAGCACGGGTACGGCGTGAGCCGCGACCACCATGCCCGGCAACCGGTGCACAGGCCGTCCGTCCCTGGCAGATGCGCGACCAGGATCCGCTCCGCCTCGATGCTCATTGCTCCTCCTGGGCGGGCCAGTGCTTCCGGTTAATCGGGATGCGGTGTCGGTTACGGCAGGGCAGGTCGACCCCACAGCGACAGACCCACGCCCACTTGCGCCACGACCATGCCGGGCGGTGTCGCCGCGCCAGGGTCATCGCGACGGCGATCAGGTACTGGTCGTAGGACACTCGTCGCCACGGTGGTGTTCTGTCCCGCATCACTGCCTCCCTCCGCCGGGCAGCCCTCCATGACCGACCCCGAACCACGGGACCGGATCTGGAACGTTCGGTAACTGCGACGCTACGATCACGGGGACGGCGGTTGGACTCACCCGTAGTACGAGTGAGCAGGCCAAATGCCCTTCCACAGTGTTGGTTTCACGGCGGGAACGTCGACCACCGGTCAATGTAGGGATGACGGATGGCAGGTCGCGGACGATCGGCACTACAGCGCGGCGGGGTGACCGGCTACCTGTTCAAGCTGATCCGGGAGTCCATCCCGCTGACGCAGGAGCAGCTCGCCGTGGGCCTGGGCGTCGACCGCGTGACCGTGCAGAGCTGGGAATCCGGGCGGCGGCCATTCACCGCGGTGCCGCTCGGGCACGCGGTCTCCGTCCGGCACCGGCTCAGACGGCTCGGCGCGAACGCAGTCCTGCTCGCCGCACTCGACGACGCTGCCGAGGCAGACTTCATCCTCGCCGCAGTCCTCGACGATCAGGTGGACCGCTGCGACATCGACGAACAACCGCTCGGCTCGTCCGTACTCACCCACCGCCTGACAGATCTGATCCTCTGGGCCGTCCTCGGGCAGACACCGACCTTCGCAAGAGGGCTACCCATCGCCCATCCGCGGCGAGGTCCGGTCGCGTCCGGGCCGACCCTGCCCATCGATGAGCAACGTACGTTCTTCGCTCACCTTCCCGGGCTCGCCGAACGCGCAGCCGCCGGACGGGATCCGAACGTGCTCCTGCACCGGCAAGCCTGCTTCCTCGCCGGCATGGACCCCACCAGGGCGGCGGCGGGTTGGCTCACCCAGACCACCGCCCGCGCCCGCCGGACGACCACCTTCCACACCTGGTCACCTCTGTGGCCCGACGCCCGCTCCGTCGTCACGTCCCTCGCCAACCAGGGCAACCCGGAACCGCTACGGGATTTCATCGCCCGGGCACACCCGGACGACGCCTGCGAGCGAGCGGCCCTCAACTACTCGGCCTACTGGGTAGGCGAAATCCCGTACCGCCACCGCGACGACTGCTTCATGCCCGGGACGCTCGCGGACTGGCATGGCTCGATCCTTCTTCGGCACCTGGTCCAGCGCCTGGACCCAGCGCATCCCTTCGTCGACCTCAACATCCACAACGTCTGGGCTCTGTTGGCCGCACGACGCGGCCTCGCCCTCGACAGCCCCGCCGCGACCCGGTCACTCCTCGACCGCAGTGTCCCGCTCCTGGACAGTGACCGGATCTCCGCGCAGTCGCGGCAGGAACTAACCTTTATCGTCTACCGCCTGCGGGCGGACGGACTCACCGGCACAGGGACGGGCAGATGAGCGACGACCACGACGCCGCCGGAGCAATGAGCTTCATCTTCGAAGCCGGCGTCCTCAAACGCGCCGCCCGTACCGGCTGGTGGTTCGCCGGCGTCAAGCACCCCGAGTCCATCGCCGAACACTCCTTCCGGACCGCGCTCATCGGGATGATGCTCGCCGCCATGGAAGGTGCCGACCCGGCCCGGGTGTCGATGCTCTGCGTACTGCACGACACCCAGGAAACCCGAATCACCGACATCCCGCACATCGCCAAGCGCTACCTCACCGCCGTACCCAACACCGCCGTCACCGCCGACCAGGTCGCCGCCTGCCCACCGGCCGTCGCCGACGTCATCACCGCCGCCGTCGCCGAATACGAAGCTGGCGAAACCCTCGAAGCCACCGTCGCCCGCGACGCCGACAAGCTCGAATGCCTCGTCCAAGCCGTCGAGTACCGCCACCAGGGCGTCGACAACGTCCAGCGCTGGATCGACAGCTCACGAGCGGCACTCAAGACCGCGAGTGCCCACCGCCTCGCCGACGCCGCCCTCAGCGGACAACCCCTCGCCTGGCTCACTCCCCCGCCACCGAGTAAGCCCTAGTCACTTGGCGTTGACCTGCCGGTGGCCCGGACCTGCCAGTGCTGCGCCCAAGGCAAGGACGCCACCCGGCCGAAGCACAAGCGGCGCTGCTGCGCTGTCGGCCGCTGCTGCCGGGCCGTCCCGTCCACGCGCACGGTCAGCGACATCCGAGCCGCGCTGCGGGCCGCCCTCACCCACGCCCAGGCCGAAGACCTCATCACCAAGAACCCCGCCGTGCCGGTCACCCTCGCCACCGTCCGCCGCCGGCGGGGCAAGTCCTGGTCGAGCGACGAGGCGCGGAAGTTCCTGGAGTCCGCCAGAGCAGACGAGGACTTCCTCTACGCCGCCTACGCCCTGGTCCTCGTCACCGGATTGCGCAAGGACGAAGCGCTCGGACTCACCTGGGCAGACGTCGACCTCGACGCCGGAGAGCTGACCATCGGCCGCCAACTGCAACGCGTACGCGGACAGCTCCTCCACCGGGACACCAAGACCCAAGCGTCCGACGCCACTCTCCCCCTGCCCGACATCTGCCTGACCGCCCTCAAGCTCAGACAGGAACAGCGCGATGAGGCACGAGCAGCCGCCGGCAAGGCATGGCACGAAACACACCTCGTATTCACCACCCGCTATGGCACACCCATCGAGCCGCGCAACTTCCAGCGCTCCTGGCAGACGAGATGCGAGAAAAGCGGGCGTCAAGCCGATCACCGTCCACGACGCCCGCCGGACCTGCGCCACGCTCCTGGCCGACCTCGACGTCCACCCGCGAGTCGCCATGCAGGTCCTCCGGCACGCCCGCTTCTCCGTAACGATGGAGATCTACA
This region includes:
- a CDS encoding VOC family protein; translated protein: MIEHHDPHTGLHSEQGALRGEHPGRARNPIVKVHDLAWLEFQKPDLERAEAFARAFGFTTALRTAEELHLRGTDPGSPCVLIRRGPRSRFIGPAFRAADGQDVLRLAEATGRTMSSLPESLGGVTVDLVDPNGTRVRVVADTHELPPLPTQQPLTFNVGHDVTRVNVTQRPPRQPARVQRLGHVVLQTTRYLETLNWYLEHLGLIVSDFLYQQGQRERGPVMSFIRCDRGSTPTDHHTLAMTLGPANRYVHSAYQVPDLDSLAAGGEHLLDLGYRRSWGIGRHIQGSQIFDYWRDPDGFLVEHFTDGDLFDCTLEPGWAPMTASGLAQWGPPATKDFLGVKPGRESLRELRAVIGALRENNEFDLHRLRGLMKAFTS
- a CDS encoding fumarylacetoacetate hydrolase family protein, with product MSTSVLRTADAWWVLTPTGAVKVNTSATTTADLLADRPALVAAATSGETVPVDDLALVSPVTAPCRVVAQMTNFASHVKDTNGNPETVPLTFFRKTSGSISGPFADVVRPAHVKLLDYEVEIGLVFGREMPVGTTVTDDNLADYVAGLVVTNDVSARDVQLPKTQFYEAKSYPTFTPVGPVLVLLDADELKRFTDLRLKLWVNGELRQDMTAADMIYRPVQALQALTRFQRVDPGDLLLTGTPVGTALSAPPKPVEIIASLLPPAVKWKMFFKGQARNPKYLKDGDIVEATIATDDGAIDLGRQRTVVRYAR
- a CDS encoding acyl-CoA synthetase; this encodes MTGPLLWPGYATPDDLAAIEAVPLEARGLPESTYALLSWAATRWPDRTAVSVLPDAARWREPLRPTFAELLADVHRYANLFHDLGVGRGDAVALMSPNCAELITATLAAQLAGIAAPLSGGLSRQHLAELLRRSGARVLVTAGPDLAPDTWDSAQALAGDGLLDAILVLRLTGAADAPQPLPAIDGVRVGYLGELAAAMDPATFDGELPRSADLAAMFHTGGTTGAPKLAAHTHANEVTDAWMLAASSLFDQESVVFAALPLFHVNALVVTLLAPLFKGQEVVWAGPLGYRDPALFGSFWKIVEHYRIAAMSAVPTVYAVLAQVPVDADISSLRFPMVGASPLPAAVRDTFHAHTGIALVEGYGLTEATCASARSFPDASPPGSVGQRLPYQRLRVIAADGTWEDRPAGETGLLAVNGPTVFPGYVVDRDENGPVLDGLGKLVDGWLDTGDLARIDEDGFVYLAGRAKDLIIRGGHNIDPAIVEDTLLAHPQVTAASAVGRPDIHAGEVPVAYVTLAPGATVTGDDLRNWASDRVPDRTAAPKSVTVLDELPVTAVGKLYKLALRKDAVRAELRAALDRIAGVQDIEAAIEGSSIVATVNIHPSAQEEAVKAVLGRYAIEWRLVVVS
- a CDS encoding DoxX family protein translates to MTLAATILAVLLALIFSALGTAKILALQPMRELAAHAGFSVSAYRRIGLLEIAAVIGLLIGLFQPLIGLLAGAGLLLLLGGALVVHLRKGDGPRRYAPAIVCGVLVAAYLVLQVLAAR
- a CDS encoding bifunctional 3-(3-hydroxy-phenyl)propionate/3-hydroxycinnamic acid hydroxylase, yielding MNVVPVVIVGAGPTGLAAATLLAQYGVECLILERWESVYPLPRAVALDDEVHRILARLGLRDEFAAISRPHRGLRLIDRRMRVLAEFPRDVAPGRHGYPQGSMFDQPELEAILRQNLKQYNSATLRGNTEVTALTQDADGVRLDVTDTATGEHDVVHARYVLGCDGANSLTRGAIGSTMQDLGFTQRWLVVDVVTEADLGQWEGVHQLSDPARAGTYMRVGKTRYRWEFLLAPGETADDFRDMPRLHPLIAPWTGNIPLADLEVVRAAEYTFRAQVADRWRDRRVFLLGDAAHLTPPFIGQGMGAGLRDAMNLAWKLAGVLDGTLPETVLDTYAVERKHHAQAMIKLAKIIGTAMTAGGRVGDIIRRAVAPRLHLVPGLKDLATDSQTPPLHRSELVIRPRLRRTLAGRLCPNTLVDGDRRLDDIAAGRFAIVTTTEPPATQRADIDRRGMVLVAARPGSELHQWLARGRAHIAIVRPDGAVLCAGRRLPEFRTILPGRNRNLPRR
- a CDS encoding alpha/beta fold hydrolase → MTVSNSVTPDIWPAAVPFPGSEDPPGHVEDVNGVPARHHYVEAAGTSWHVVTAGDPDKPPLVFLHGFPESWWAFHAQIADLAADAFCVAVDTLGNGQSDKRLDLDYHYGAVAANIAALIDVCGLDRFALVAHDRGAVISDNLCAVPSMADRIVGYVRMQQSGNQPHSEPRPPHELFASPAGVELFKSGLLIDMAYGALPRPDGQPPLVARPLDDTTLARLRREFSFPGVAEGASASFRGASFDRELAERKARLFAAMTMPVLFLQGSRDPGQQPSEYETVSDEVPDGRLVFVDAGHFFHLEAPAETNAEVRGFLTDIGWIGTQA
- a CDS encoding IS701 family transposase; translated protein: MTPDELSVVRQRLEAFAADVFTPLARSDQRAKGETYLRGLLLDGRRKSMQPMADRLGVDHQGLQQFVTTSTWDTTAVRMRLARRAVEVVEPVAWVVDDTGFPKDGKSSPGVARQYSGTLGKVANCQIGVSVHAVTDTASCPLDWRLFVPTSWDDQAVDEAERHGVAARRARCTIPEDERHRPKWALVVEMLDELAEHGLRPPLLAADAGYGDNSQFRSALDERGIGYIMQVKGDALAHKPDVQPVPRVWSGRGRPPTRTEPRYPKTAVSLVEHIRAAGRRTAETIIWREGSKGTMSSQFIFLRVRPAGHRVASDADGTLPERWLIAQWPDDEAEPVKYWLSSLPATTSRTDLVRYGKIRWRIEHDYRELKTGLGLDHFEGRSWTGWHRHVTLVTAAHLFITELRLDPKRLRRPDPLRGHPRAATTPRDLDRRLHHLPPTRETATPQQTPPNLTKHH
- a CDS encoding DNA-binding transcriptional regulator, with translation MAGRGRSALQRGGVTGYLFKLIRESIPLTQEQLAVGLGVDRVTVQSWESGRRPFTAVPLGHAVSVRHRLRRLGANAVLLAALDDAAEADFILAAVLDDQVDRCDIDEQPLGSSVLTHRLTDLILWAVLGQTPTFARGLPIAHPRRGPVASGPTLPIDEQRTFFAHLPGLAERAAAGRDPNVLLHRQACFLAGMDPTRAAAGWLTQTTARARRTTTFHTWSPLWPDARSVVTSLANQGNPEPLRDFIARAHPDDACERAALNYSAYWVGEIPYRHRDDCFMPGTLADWHGSILLRHLVQRLDPAHPFVDLNIHNVWALLAARRGLALDSPAATRSLLDRSVPLLDSDRISAQSRQELTFIVYRLRADGLTGTGTGR
- a CDS encoding HD family hydrolase, coding for MSDDHDAAGAMSFIFEAGVLKRAARTGWWFAGVKHPESIAEHSFRTALIGMMLAAMEGADPARVSMLCVLHDTQETRITDIPHIAKRYLTAVPNTAVTADQVAACPPAVADVITAAVAEYEAGETLEATVARDADKLECLVQAVEYRHQGVDNVQRWIDSSRAALKTASAHRLADAALSGQPLAWLTPPPPSKP